The sequence GAGTGGATTACTGTATAGTCAACAAAGATGTATTACAAAGATCAATTTTAGACTTTGAAGTTGATTTTAAAAGTTGGTCGGACCATTTGCCAATTAAATTGAAGTTGGGTGAAAGAGCCTGCAAAATGTCAATATGTTGCTTATTGCCAAAGTTGAATTGGAATGTCCAAAAAATGGAGAAGTATCaagaaaactaaaataagaATATAGGAATTATAAGTAGAGTAAAAGATATTAATATTCAAGATCTCCAAGAAGCAATAGAACAGTCATCGATAAGGTACCAAAGGAAATCAAAAAGGTTAGGCAAGAATGAGTGGTTTAACAAAGAATGTGCAGTGCAAGCATCTCTTCATTTCAAAGTTTAAGTGCCCTTAGATATAAATTGTGATacttaaaagcaaataaatattttaaaaaagtatgtaaaagGAATAGAGAAGAGTGGTATAAAAggcttataaaatatattaacaacATTAAAAATAGCGCTAGCTGGTGGAAATTTGTTAAGAAAATAAAGGATGAAGCTTTGAAAATAAGTTCCGCCATATCAACACATAAATTTAAGGTTTATTTTGAAAACCTGCTGAGCCCTACTGCTAATGACAAGAAAATTGTTTATGCTCATAACTCCCACGCTGACGATCTGCTTGGGGCACTTTTTTCACCAGACAAAGTTAGACCTGTGCtaaacaaagttaaattaaacaaagctCCAGGGATTGATAGAATTCTTTACgagttcttaaaaaatgttCCCCATACTTTCATTGCGGCTGTGGCAAGCGCTTACACAAATCTTTACGAAAAATGCAAAGTAGACGAGGCTTTTAGAACAGGCGTAGTTTTTCCTGTCTTCAAAAAAGGGGATGAATTGCATTGCTAAATTTATGATGGGCATAATTAACGAAAGAATAACTTCTTGGACTGAAAGGAAAAGTATCTTAAACCAGTATCAAGCCGGCTTCAGAAAGAATTACTCCACAGTCgacaatatattaaatttagccGCTATTGTCCATTTAAAAttcgaagaaaagaagaaagtttACGCTattttgtcgattttaaagcGGCTTTTGATAGAGTATCAAGAAACGCCTTGATATATAAACTCCGCCATATTGGTCTTGCAACGAAACTAGTGAGGTTCATAGAGAATATATACAGCGATACAAAGACAGTTGTATGGAATGGCTCAAAAATTTCAGATACATTCTAAACAAACTCAAGCGTCAAACAGGGATGCCTATTGTCGCCAATACTATTTGCTCTTTACATAAACGACTTACATGAAAGTTTAGAAGGAGGATTAAGCATAGAAGGGAAAAATATTAGACTTCTAATGTATGCGGATGATATCACTTTGTTAGCGGATCACCCAGGCAAACTACAAGTGATGATTAATAACCTTGAAAGTTACTGCAACCTGTGGAATTTTAAAGTAAACCGctcaaagtttcaaataatGGTGCTCAGAAAAGGTGGGAAACTTAGTAAAGAGGAGAAATGGTATTATAGTATTATAAGAAAGAAATACAGACTATGTCTcgatatatagggtgggccatatagcgtttgctttttgaaccacctatttttttgagaatggtaacacaaatgacatatcaaatgtgttcataacttacttaaagatttgacatttacgaaatgggacgctatacgcttgaacaatgggcagaaaatcgtttgaccgaagatgagcatttttaccgaaaaatcaccttttctgatgaagctcattttcacatcggtggctacgtcaataagcaaaattgtcggatttggggctcagaaaatccacaagttattgtagagaagcaaatgcatccacaacgaatcactgtttggtgcggtttttggtctggcggcatcatcgggccattttttttcgaaaatgatcgaggagccgcggttagtggagagcgttaccgtgacatgctcaacgagtttttgtttccaaaaattgaagaggatgacatggacgacatttggtttcaacaggacggtgcaacttgtcccactgccaaagttacactcgaacttttggttaccgtttttgaaaaccgaataatcagccgaaattccgatatcaattggccgcctcggagctgtgatttaagcccgttggactattttttgtggggagccggaGGACAAACGCTATGCGaaccagagacgattgatgctttaaaacacaaaatcgaagtttccattcatgaaattggagcccaaacactcgaaaatgtgcttaaaaattgggttgatcgaatggcctactgtaaagccagtcgtggcagtcatttgaacgatattattttttattcataaatgacaatgttcaatcttcaaaataaaaaaaaattttgaaaaaatattgattagttttttttttatagcagattcaaaaagcaaattttacataggCCCACCCTATACTTACTTAGGAGTGGAAATAACTCCtcaaatgaattttaaaaaacatgttgAAAACAGAACAGCTGCAGCGAAGAATGGTATTAACGCTTCGGGGACTTGATatattgcaaaagtattttgtaaagcAAATTCTGAAGCTACCATCACATATGCCTACATCCATACTTTTTTTGGAAACCGACAtgcaagaaaatcatttgttcaCTTTCGAACTGTTCCTTAAGTATATGCACAGAATCGGCTGCCACATTATCTGTCCAAAATTGTTgtaaagaaagaagtcttctGGCTTAGAGATCTAAAGAActtgtttagtaaaaacgatGTCATTTAGCGTACAGATAACATACAATCAGAAAGCTGGatagaaaatgcaaaattgcttttaacaaaccacaaccaGGCTAGGATGAATATGTTCATACAAAAAGCTTTAAGTATACTACTAGTAGGATATATTTATAAGGAATTACATTGGTCAAAAGGtctggtttatttaaaaaatatgatatagaATCAAGCATGTGGATAATGAAGGCTAGAAGTGAcatggtaattttaaataaaaacagatttgacacagaaaataaaacttggTCAATGTGTAATTTAGGCGAGCTTGAAAACATAGTACTTTTCCTGGCGCGCTGCCCAATATTAAGAGCATACAGAAAagtctttttcggaaaatttaccttaaatgaTTCACAGCTGATTGAGATTCTCAATGGGGAAAATGGTCATTGCGATAAACTTTTGCGTTTCAATAAATATGCCCCTAGATACAGagattacttaataaaagagtttaactggttttaaaaaccgtaaaccgtataatttttttgtacgaaaaataaatcgacagaCGGCTCATGCCATTGGTGTTAAGTTATTGcaagtgtttattttttttttcttaacttcaaattttgtatatttgcagGACTGACTTAGGTCAACATTTATTACTCTTCCAAATAGAATCATGCGAAACAATGCAGCGAATATAGACTTATAAGTCTCACTAGCCATTCTCTAAAAATACTTCTGAAAGTGATTCATAATAGAATATATCAAACTTGTGAGGAAGTAATGGAAGTCATGTGCTAGTCATTTGATAATGTGCAGCATGAAAAGCTCTTCAACATTTTGAGGTCATTAAATCTTGAAGGCAAGGATATACAAGTACTGCAAAAATTATATTCGAATCAAtcattatacatttttattgacGGCGAAAAACTAATGATGTACCCATTTTTAAAGGTGTATGACAAGGATATATTCTTTCTCCACTTCTATGTAACATCTATTCAgaagaaattttccaaaaggCCTTAGAAAATACTGAGGACGGTATTAAAGTTAATAGCGTACTTATGAACAACATAAGATACGCCAATGACACAACTTTAATATCGGACAGCATGGATAGACTCCAACGATTAGTCGATACTGTgataaaacaaaagtaaacaaatcGTTTAAATATCAGTGTCTTACATTGAGAAGTAATAACATGGCGATTGAacgaattaataaatttaagcacATTAGCCGATTCAATCGAAATTAAATACCGCATAGAAATGGCTAGAGCTGCTTTTTATAAATACAGCTGTGTTTTAAGAAACcattattttaatgtaaatcTGAAAATACGCTTTGTGACATGTTTTGTTTTGTCAGTTTTGTTGTATGGCATGgaaacttggacgatgaaaGTTTCTGATATGAATCGCATTGAAGCATTCGAGATGTGGATACTAAGAAGACTACTGAAAATTCTGTGGACCGGCCGTGTCTCCGACTCTGAAGTACTTCGAAGAGTAAATAGCGATATAGAGCTTCTACGGTGCAATAAATGCAGAAAACCAGCCTACCTAGGTCATATATGCCGAAATTATAAGTATAATCTCCTGCAACTTATACTTCAGTGGATCGGAGTCCAAAATATCGGTCATCTTTTGGAGTTAGCCCGAAACAGAGAGATACgtatgaatttatatattttttgtaagcatatttttaatcattattgtattcattttatttttatgcattgaATTTCATACATTATATTTTATGCATGATCGGTTACATTCGGTAACGACTCGCATATACGAGGGGtgcattttatatttcgggatttaacaaccctggtgttgcaatctggcaactgacaactgtatcgcaaagtttgacatttttggcttttacgtactcagatcgttttgaaataccagcgctatttgtgttgtttacagtaacttaaaagattcatctcggtccaaaaatggaattaaatcgtgaacatgttggtgcgattattttttacaactttcgacgtggattaactcagcaacattgcatggattaACTTAATAAACAttccagtgtttatcgatggtatgatgaattcaatcgtggtcgtagttctccccaagacgaatttcgtgaaggtcgtccaaaatcagttgttgttccgaaaaccattgatgctgtgcgcgaactgatattgcaagatcgtcatgtgacctatcgtaagattgagacaatcttaggcattagtgggactagcatacattcaatattgcataaacatttgactgtcaaaaaaatttgttcgcggtggatcccacacaatttgtcaatcgctcaaaaaaaggctcaagtcgattggtcgaaggaactGCTCaaatgaatcatggatttacgcgtatgagcccgaaagtaaacagcagtcaaCTGTATGGgggtttcaagatgagccaaatccaacaaaagtggacatgtcgcaaccgtaccactaaaacaacgcagaacagtaaattctgagtggtacacaaccatttgtttgccagttgtcttccaagaaattaggaaaaccaatcgccaaagacggatcactcttcaccaggacaatgcgagctctcacacatcggctcaaacaactgcatttttgagcacccaaaatatcgaattaatgggtcatccgccatatagtcctgacttggcaccgaatgacttctttttattcccgtacgtaaaaaacaaactgagaggtcaacgtttttcgacacctgaagaagcggttgcggcattcagaatgcatgttttggaggtacctcattcagagtggcaaaagtgcttcgacaattggttcgaacgcatgcaaaagtgtatagatcttcatggagaatattttgataaaataaactgattttcgatgattaaaatttgtttttgctctctaatcccgaaatataaaaggcacccctcgtattggaaacctatatatataaaaattcagccgtttttcgcgttgtaatgaactttacggagaatggctcaaccgattttaaccaaactctgccacattgaagagacacatgtggagaaggtttgtaactatgttttgttaaaatctcctttacttcttcgtcaacacacagtatacacgaggcagcgttctttttacgcgtgtggttgttattggaaacggttgcatggagcgtacattttactcacatatgtacaagttaacgcagcagtatttatgcctaaattttcattccattacatacatttcaatggaatgcaaacatacatatacattagggtgtccCAGGCTACAAGggagaattttttttcggaatttcatTACGCATaccctttatttttttccatttgactCTAAAAccgtaaatataaaatattattgagatcggatgTCATTAACCCGTGCCGACTTGATGTCAAACTTTAAGTTTAAAAGTTAGTATGAAAGCTATAGGCTCACAATAGAGAaaagtttaattgaatttttagattaattaaataaaaaaaataaaaaaaatatttcgtatttattttctttttattataaaagggacatcaatcatcaaattttgttttaaaaatttgttttttacagtCGGGATATACCTGTCTGTGTTCTTGTACGGaacgtaataaaaattgtttttgctccTCTTGAACAGTGATCAAACCATGGAAGTCTTGCATTAACTTAACCGCTCTTTCTGCCGTATCATTAACTGATTTCAGTCCTAGCAGCTTATTTTTAGCCTGTAGAAACGAACCATCATTTGACAACGAAGAGGGGCACTTGTTCAGAAAACTGTCGTCAATCTGGAGTCGATTAAACAGGAACTTGCTTTTGACTAAGACGAAGTCATCAATGtttttctctgaaattaaaacagaTAGATCAGTTATCAATTATACCTATCAGCAAACTTAGTAAAAGAACAAAATCAAGGCTTAATTAACGTACCAAAAAGTGGGCCACAGAGGTCTTCTTTGGATGTAACGTTTATTGTGAGCTGTTGGGTTTTCTCTAGTTAAGTTAGCAATCATTTTTACTTTAGTTTCTAGATTGACATAAAGCCAGAATAGATACTTCATCtgtgaaataccaaaaatgcTGGCAAAACTTCTGCAAAGCtgcttttgaaaagcttttgcctattgtttcgtaatttttcatggccttcaaaaaacacaaatcctgATACGGCGCCTTTACTGCTAAAATACATTGGAGCCAGGGTTTTACGTAGGATGTCACGATGAACAGACATACGTCCAACGGAGCTGCCTTATCCTTGTTTGAAATCTGAATTGAGAGCTAAGTAACGATATTTTTAACGAATAAATGGCTCTCGCCATCCATCGAGCCTGGTGCATAGCACCTGGTGCCGAATCTTAAATTTCTTCTCTGAATCTCCGCCaagaaatataattgaaagcTCAATTAATTCGCGATACTCATCTCTAACGATTTCTTTGGTTAATTCAGTTTTGTAGAATTCTAGCAGTTTGTCAATTTTCGAAACATTAAAACAAGATAGCTTTTCTGTACAGCTTTGTTTTTTCTCGGGAtcgatatttttccagttttctcGGAATTTCTTGAATAATGGGATGTCTGGGCTTGTAGTTACTTGACTGATTTTCGCTTCAAACACACCTTTAAGTACTAATTCGTAAACGTGATGACGGGAAGAAAAATAAGCACTTCTCTACCCAGTTTTTGTTCGAGAAGCACACATGCTCCATTTATGCGGCCTGTGTTAGAAGCAGTAGTATCACAACAGAGAATCTGCACATTGTCTTCACGGTTCTAGTTCGTAATAGCATCCCAAACTGCGTCTGTCTGTTCCCTTCCTGTCGAGCTATCCAATTTAGGAACAGCAATAATTTGCTCTTTATTATCGTATGTAATAATTACCGGTAGGTGTTCTTCTTTACTTTTACGTGAATCTAGAGCTGGCAACAGTTTTCCGTCCCAGTGGACAGTTATCGTGTCCGGGACCTtgttttgaaaatcaatttttatagcTTCATTTCCGTACGAACTCTATGGATGGAGGACCTGCTTATAGGGAATTCATCCGTATTGTGCCCCAGAGCCTCAATAGTAGCTTCAATTATAAAGACAGAATCCCTCACACTTAACTGGCACCTGTGTAATGCGGCAACTAACTTGGGAGTTATGATATTTTTCCGCATAGAAGTTTTATCGAGCTGAGAGGAGGCTTCTCTTGCGCTGGGCCTATTTTCTTCTAATTCTATTATTTCACAATCAGAAGAGGACTTTTCTAGTGGTGGTTCGCAAGATGATGTTGATGGGGCTAAGgatgaaaaatttttagcacGTCGCTTTTCCTCCTCGATGATTCTAAGGCGCGTCCTTTCCTCTTTGTTTGTCAGTTTTTTGTCCACTCCGGCTAAGTGACCGGGCCGACCTGGTTCTCTTTGGGGCTGCAAGAAGATCTTATCTTCATTTATTGTAATCGATTGAAGAGCATCGGCATGTGCAatgtcaaacaaattctttaagTTTGAAACAAACTCCTTTCGACGCTGTTCAAACACTTCTTgagttttttcgcatttttttgcaATGCACTCCAAACTTAGTATAGTTAACTAGTTTCTTAACACATTTAGATATTGATCTGGTCGGTATACGTGCCTTTTCCCAATAAATAATACACTCACAAATTgtgagatttgcactttcatTGACACTTCAGTTCACTTCACGaataataaagaacaaaacTGCCAGTACTTGCCCGTTAGAGGGAAGTTTAGAACCGGTGATTTGATGTTTTACGTCCCCTATTAGAAATATCTCCTTTTTGGAACTTCGTAACTCCACTGACATGTTGACTACACGAAAAAAACGCaattactaataaaataaacaagtaaTTACATGCAATCAATTCGACAGTTCGCGCGCGCCGTACTATACAAGTACCGACAGGTTTCCGCGCAACTCGGCACGGGTTGCCGTGATTCTATAATAAATAGACGAAACTTTATTTTTGGATGTTTTGAGACCATTCAAACAAAATAAGAGGGTATgcgttaaaaaaaacactttaatttttttgggacactctaatatacatatattcatacagcagtggctgcacgCCTGCATTCGCATTGAATAGGaacatacaaattagcaggcacagctatagctgaccgcctgcaataattaatcgtaacacagggctgctgtgactaacttaacactttgcttaaatacttcttctttacacccacacttcggaataaccgaagcaaaaccattagctcaacgaacctgaacaggtcgtcgctaaaaaagtacttacttaagcaaggccgttttcttagaagattaccaaaggttatcagtaatagtgcatagtgaaagtaagtgttaaaactaacaagaaagggttttatttggtaaagtgtgcaagtgaagcagtttccaggcatcaaccaaagagataaaaaaagtgcgtcagaaatatttaagagaagagattgttttcacattttccaacgatattttcacgaaaaatttacaaaatatatattaattttgcaaatgattgataacaagtgaaacagtgaataaatggtgtgaaaaatacacacaacagaaatcggcaaaaataattaatattttagaagtttttacttaagatatttaagaaaagagattgttttcacacttttcgtagatattttcaagaaaaatttcaaaaatatatattactagcattacccagtgggcttcgcaccaccatacataaaatgttttttttatatcgcaagaaatttttcatattaagttttctttatagaactcgtaaaatgtttaaacaatttaattagttgatttttttcattcaacatactttctaaagatgtcacaatagcgttttctgtactttttaaaatttgattgtggtggtcacgtatatacaggtaaggtgaaagagccgataaaaacttgtaattaaactttgattctttaatttccatttcaattttttacgctaaataaattatgctaaaataaataaagttaaaaatgtttttccagttcctcctggagaattcaattttttattatattttcgtccaaaatgacTTGCAATTCGATAAATGCATCATTGGTTATTGCGTCacgcaaatgtatgtattcctCTGATCTCAATCGGGCTTGACTGTGACGGATGAAATTGAATCGCTCACTTTCAATTTTGGCGTACATATCGACGATATATTGATGTGAAAGTTGATTGCatcgcaaaataaaattgttttcttgagGGCGAATCATCAATCGATACGAATAAAAATTCATCACACTGAcggttttcgttgatttttgacctgCAATGCAAAAATTACCTAgtgtatgaaaattatttaaaaatcatatttaaacaaaaataaaatgtgtatgtaccaGTTGTTGGATTTATCATTGGTATGTTGATATGATAGCCATCGTCCCctctccaaaacaaaatggggTATTGCAATGCATCATAACAGCGATGGAGTTCTGAAATACGTTGTAATTGCTCATTTCTACGATACAAAACAATATCTCGTGGCCGAAACTGTTCACCAACCACAACAATGGCTACTTCATCAATCGTTGGTACATTGAATCGTCTGGCGTGCTCCCCAATTGGTGTTTTATcggcttttattatgattttgtggccatcggcgggcatcagatcgagtgccactttgaacaatttcaccaattcattgtgttgatggaacattgtttgcaattcattcacgattgatcttctcgtattcgtcgaaattgtacagcgctgatctaattcacgattctcatcaccaacataatacacttacaaccacaacagtacaacagaaacgctcataagcataaaatgtcataactcaggaacggctgcaccgatttcaatcaaacttcacacaaaccacctcctcaaagatagaaaagaactcgtaaaatttttgtgtcaatcggttcggcggctcttaaggggggattctactgtaaaaatcaaatttttatggattttgttttcatacttgtattaatttatttagtaaaaaaaagtttagggttacataaacacaggtcttgagtgtacaaaaaaatttttttaatttattttcatttcaaaatggcagctgtacagccgctcccccgaaacgccttttgaaatctgcccacactgtcgcgcatttaaaaaaaatctgaaatgaaaaaaaccaaattttttttattatatatcattatttttagttgttaagcctattacttgcaaaaaaaaaatttttttgtaaaatttttgaagttttttaaaaaatcgacatttttttgttgtcattttgttattaaaaaaggggttataaataataaattttttcccaccatagctttaaaaactagtaaatattgttaaaaatatactatcaaagtttgagcttgatatgttaatttttcacggagctgtgatgtgggcaattttgaaaacgtggtttcgagaaaaacacgcatatgaccgtaaaccgctcgagcgctcagtttatacctgctttgctaacatttttataacttgaaaactattcaagatttctttttaagattttcatggaacattctggagttgtttctgagtatgtttcaacaaaaagtaaaaaatcgattttttttaagttttacagtagagtccccccttaagttataagattaccaaggaaatgtaacttctttttatatatatatatt comes from Anastrepha obliqua isolate idAnaObli1 chromosome 6, idAnaObli1_1.0, whole genome shotgun sequence and encodes:
- the LOC129250392 gene encoding uncharacterized protein LOC129250392 — translated: MFHQHNELVKLFKVALDLMPADGHKIIIKADKTPIGEHARRFNVPTIDEVAIVVVGEQFRPRDIVLYRRNEQLQRISELHRCYDALQYPILFWRGDDGYHINIPMINPTTGQKSTKTVSVMNFYSYRLMIRPQENNFILRCNQLSHQYIVDMYAKIEISLQDQYGGVYISRRFLILYQKPL